Part of the bacterium HR11 genome, AGACCGTGCGCAGGATGATCTGACAGCCCCGGTCTTTGGGGAAACCGAAGATGCCCGTCGAGATCGGCGGCATGGCGACGGAACGGCACATCAGGCGTTCGGCCTCCCGAAGGGCGCTCCAGACGGCCCAGCGGAGTTTTTCGTCGGCCTGGGGTTCCCCGCCGCGGGGTCCGACGGCGTGGATGACCCACCGGGCTGGCAGACGGCCGGCCGTCGTGGCCGCGGCGTTTCCCACGGGGACATAGCCCCAGGCATCGCTCTCCCGCTGGATCTCCGGACCGCCCTTGCGGAGGATGGCGCCGGCGATACCGCCGCCGTGTTGTAAGAACTCGTTCGCCGCGTTGACGATGGCGTCCACGGCCTGCTCCGTAAGGTCGCCCACACCGATCCAGACCTTACGTTCGCGAAACCTCAGGAGGGCCAGGGGCTGGAATTCCGTCATAGGAAGCCTCCGTCG contains:
- the ymdB gene encoding O-acetyl-ADP-ribose deacetylase produces the protein MTEFQPLALLRFRERKVWIGVGDLTEQAVDAIVNAANEFLQHGGGIAGAILRKGGPEIQRESDAWGYVPVGNAAATTAGRLPARWVIHAVGPRGGEPQADEKLRWAVWSALREAERLMCRSVAMPPISTGIFGFPKDRGCQIILRTVLDFLAREARSLEEVRLLDLNLDGARFFVQAIPRVATPDVIVEYPDSASSAAPGPA